A section of the Paenibacillus aurantius genome encodes:
- a CDS encoding aminoglycoside 3'-phosphotransferase: MKRTEVSFDRETVPLTIRQYMKGATFYDSSCSENARTLFVSGAEPAFLKISKRGSLEREYKMTKFLHKHNVAPNAIAYESELKYDYLFTEAVRGEDGTAGPHIENPSKLASAFGEYLKILHSLPTEGCPYSNRTTELLNEANSKGIDLSILKEYGYSAIDNVIIHGDYCLPNIIMDNFSFKGFIDLGYGGVGDRHYDIYWGIWTLNYNLKTDKYREIFLDAYGRSDMDHNGLNYFTKLIKLTD, translated from the coding sequence TTGAAACGAACGGAAGTATCTTTTGATAGGGAGACCGTACCATTAACCATTAGGCAGTACATGAAAGGGGCAACTTTTTATGATAGTAGTTGCTCCGAAAATGCAAGGACCCTTTTTGTTTCAGGTGCAGAACCTGCTTTTCTAAAGATAAGCAAAAGAGGTTCGCTTGAACGTGAATACAAAATGACAAAATTTTTACATAAACATAACGTCGCACCGAATGCCATAGCCTATGAATCAGAATTAAAGTATGACTATTTATTCACAGAAGCAGTAAGGGGTGAGGATGGAACGGCAGGGCCACACATTGAGAATCCTAGTAAATTGGCATCTGCGTTTGGCGAATATCTAAAAATATTGCACTCGCTGCCTACTGAAGGCTGTCCATATAGCAATAGAACTACGGAATTGTTGAATGAAGCGAATAGTAAGGGGATAGACCTTAGTATTCTGAAGGAGTACGGCTATTCAGCTATCGACAATGTGATAATACATGGGGATTACTGTTTACCTAATATTATAATGGATAACTTTTCATTCAAAGGATTTATTGATTTAGGGTATGGTGGGGTAGGCGACAGGCATTACGATATCTATTGGGGAATATGGACACTAAATTATAACTTGAAGACTGATAAATACAGGGAGATCTTTTTAGATGCTTATGGAAGAAGTGATATGGACCATAACGGACTTAATTATTTTACAAAACTGATTAAGTTAACGGATTAA
- a CDS encoding exodeoxyribonuclease III, giving the protein MKLVSWNVNGLRACVNKGFHDYFHETQADLFCVQETKLQEGQISMECGEGYKEYWNYAEKKGYSGTAVFTKREPLSVRYGMEEDREPEGRILTLEFETFQLVNVYTPNAKRDLSRLDYRLDWEERFRHYLLQLDKKKPVIVCGDLNVAHQEIDLKNAKSNKNNSGFTPEEREKMTVLLEAGFVDSFRSLYPDRTDAYTWWSNMPKVRERNVGWRIDYFLVSSRLVPALTEAGMDPHILGSDHCPVYVVLDEEKIPVS; this is encoded by the coding sequence ATGAAGCTGGTATCATGGAACGTCAACGGGCTGCGGGCCTGCGTAAACAAAGGATTTCACGATTATTTTCACGAGACCCAAGCCGACCTTTTCTGTGTCCAGGAAACGAAGCTGCAGGAAGGGCAGATCTCAATGGAATGCGGGGAGGGCTACAAGGAATATTGGAACTATGCGGAGAAGAAGGGATACTCCGGAACGGCCGTTTTCACGAAGCGGGAGCCCCTCTCAGTTCGTTACGGGATGGAAGAAGACCGGGAGCCCGAAGGGCGGATCCTTACGCTGGAGTTTGAGACTTTCCAGCTCGTCAACGTGTACACGCCGAATGCCAAGCGGGACCTGTCCCGGCTTGACTACCGGTTGGACTGGGAGGAACGCTTCCGTCACTACTTGCTGCAGCTTGACAAGAAGAAGCCGGTGATTGTGTGCGGCGACTTGAACGTTGCTCATCAGGAAATTGACCTGAAGAACGCCAAATCCAACAAGAACAACTCCGGCTTCACCCCGGAGGAACGGGAGAAGATGACCGTCCTGCTTGAGGCGGGATTCGTCGATTCGTTCCGCTCCCTCTACCCCGACCGGACGGATGCCTATACGTGGTGGTCCAATATGCCGAAAGTCCGGGAACGGAATGTCGGCTGGCGGATCGACTACTTCCTCGTCTCCTCCCGGCTGGTGCCGGCTCTTACGGAGGCTGGGATGGATCCCCACATTCTCGGCAGTGATCACTGCCCGGTTTACGTGGTTTTGGATGAGGAAAAGATTCCAGTGTCTTGA
- a CDS encoding PrsW family intramembrane metalloprotease yields METKERERHSAFYRMTHRDEEGVSHRETEELKRTNLFSEVFRRHTQEEAEKVFIVGTALTTPSLEEVAATWPKPWLFARVFLVAALSYLMLIAGLLLFGNLNFLPGLIVMGAFIVPFTILVFFWEMNAPQNIAIYKVVNVVFLGGILSLILALFLYQGFGDQDSVLVTGIAEEVAKVLAVVWFLRNRKYRYMLNGLLIGAAVGTGFAAFETAGYALRVALTSDLVSMLSTIFWRGVLAPGGHIVWAALAGAVLCQVKGSRPFEWTMLRDTRFVRMFVVVVLLHAAWDLPIANGFALPYVQIGLTVLSWAIALKIIRKGLKELADLRTEDVHEESGAAKAADREETVRPVL; encoded by the coding sequence ATGGAGACGAAGGAACGGGAGCGGCACAGTGCTTTTTACCGGATGACCCATCGGGACGAAGAAGGCGTAAGCCATCGGGAGACCGAGGAGCTGAAGAGAACCAATCTTTTTTCGGAGGTTTTCCGCCGGCATACGCAGGAGGAAGCGGAGAAGGTATTCATCGTTGGAACGGCACTGACCACGCCAAGCCTCGAGGAAGTGGCGGCTACCTGGCCGAAGCCTTGGCTGTTCGCCCGGGTGTTTCTCGTAGCGGCCTTGTCCTACCTTATGCTGATCGCCGGCCTGCTTCTGTTCGGGAATCTGAATTTCCTGCCCGGCTTGATCGTGATGGGGGCGTTTATCGTTCCTTTTACCATTCTGGTCTTCTTCTGGGAAATGAACGCTCCGCAAAATATAGCCATCTACAAGGTGGTCAATGTGGTCTTTCTGGGAGGGATCCTGTCTCTCATCCTGGCTCTCTTTCTGTACCAGGGCTTCGGGGACCAGGACAGCGTGCTCGTGACGGGGATAGCGGAAGAGGTGGCGAAGGTTCTCGCCGTCGTCTGGTTTCTCCGCAACCGCAAATACCGCTATATGCTGAACGGCCTCCTAATCGGCGCGGCGGTAGGAACGGGCTTCGCGGCCTTTGAGACGGCCGGTTACGCTCTTCGGGTGGCGCTTACGAGCGACCTGGTCTCCATGCTGTCGACCATTTTCTGGCGCGGGGTGCTCGCCCCGGGCGGGCATATCGTATGGGCGGCTCTCGCGGGAGCGGTGCTGTGTCAGGTAAAAGGCAGCCGCCCCTTTGAGTGGACGATGCTGCGGGATACCCGCTTCGTCCGCATGTTCGTCGTCGTGGTCCTGCTCCACGCGGCTTGGGATCTTCCAATCGCGAACGGCTTCGCTCTTCCCTATGTGCAGATCGGGCTGACGGTCCTTTCCTGGGCCATCGCCTTGAAGATCATCCGCAAGGGCTTGAAGGAATTGGCGGATCTCCGAACGGAGGACGTCCATGAGGAGTCGGGGGCTGCCAAAGCGGCGGACAGGGAAGAAACCGTGCGCCCCGTGTTGTGA
- a CDS encoding futalosine hydrolase, with protein MGDLHTTPSGAEPRVLIMTAVDAERQAVLRGLAGDPRFAAALAGVGPATAAARTMAALADGPPCRLVVSAGIAGGFAGAAAVETLVVADAVIAADLGAETPDGFRRVDELGFGESLAAVDAALAARAARALQAAGLPVRLGPVLTVSTVTGTAATAMELAARFPGAAAEAMEGYGVAVAAALRGVPVLEIRAVSNAVGPRDRSAWRMKEALAALEQAFAVLREVL; from the coding sequence ATGGGAGATTTACATACGACTCCATCCGGGGCGGAGCCCCGGGTGCTTATTATGACGGCCGTGGACGCCGAGCGGCAGGCCGTGCTGAGAGGCTTAGCGGGCGATCCCCGCTTCGCCGCCGCCCTCGCGGGGGTCGGCCCCGCCACCGCCGCGGCCCGCACGATGGCCGCGCTGGCGGACGGCCCGCCCTGCCGCCTCGTCGTCAGCGCCGGCATCGCCGGCGGCTTCGCCGGAGCGGCCGCGGTCGAGACGCTCGTCGTGGCCGACGCGGTCATCGCCGCGGACCTCGGCGCCGAGACGCCCGACGGCTTCCGCCGCGTGGACGAGCTCGGCTTCGGCGAGAGCCTCGCGGCCGTCGACGCGGCGCTTGCCGCCCGCGCCGCCAGGGCGCTGCAGGCTGCGGGGCTGCCGGTGCGGCTGGGTCCCGTGCTGACGGTATCCACCGTCACCGGGACCGCCGCAACGGCAATGGAGCTGGCGGCGCGCTTCCCGGGAGCGGCGGCGGAGGCGATGGAGGGCTACGGCGTCGCCGTGGCGGCCGCCCTCCGCGGCGTGCCGGTGCTCGAGATCCGCGCCGTCTCGAATGCGGTCGGTCCACGGGACCGCTCCGCCTGGCGGATGAAAGAAGCTTTGGCCGCATTGGAGCAAGCCTTTGCGGTGTTAAGGGAGGTACTGTGA
- a CDS encoding HEAT repeat domain-containing protein: protein MSRNAPLLLNDEQMRKFITEGFLILNTDFPEEFHQALVTQLETVYEKEGNPGNNLLPRIRELQKVFDHPVITGALTSVLGPDYMLHAHRHGHFNASPKAGGWHKDSYWGYGKIRNHHPWWAMIMYFPQDTPVELGPTGVMPGTQNYDSRIFESDETEGEALASGKAGTFALIHYDIWHRSTPNLKGANRFMLKFEFMRTQAPQAPSWDNREKEWVSPAAFHVPIIQHDALWKETWNWLSGRVGSLAGTESADAGRLQQLTAGIEDSFEPHAINAAYELAGCGEQGLSVLLDKLNNGEKKISKLAAYGLSAAGPDAIPGLIEALRSEREETVNHAAFALGELRDAAAPAVPALVSLLDLPSAEVRRTVTESLGMIAAPAEDVTAALIRCLQDEDVQVRFTAGLSLIRVGRAAEAAVPALEAALDDENRYVSAHAAEALRYIGTEEAKDALIQHLFKARWCPATTPASTFYP from the coding sequence ATGAGCCGCAATGCGCCACTGCTTCTGAACGATGAGCAGATGAGAAAGTTCATTACCGAAGGATTCTTGATTCTGAATACGGATTTTCCGGAGGAGTTCCATCAAGCGCTGGTCACCCAGCTGGAGACCGTGTATGAGAAGGAAGGCAACCCGGGGAACAACCTGCTTCCCCGCATCCGGGAGCTGCAAAAGGTATTCGATCATCCTGTCATTACGGGAGCGCTGACCAGTGTGCTCGGACCTGATTATATGCTTCACGCCCACCGGCACGGGCATTTCAACGCTTCCCCGAAAGCGGGGGGCTGGCACAAGGACAGCTACTGGGGCTACGGCAAAATACGCAACCATCATCCCTGGTGGGCGATGATCATGTATTTCCCGCAGGATACGCCGGTTGAGCTCGGCCCGACGGGGGTAATGCCCGGCACGCAAAACTACGATTCCCGTATCTTCGAGTCCGATGAAACGGAAGGAGAGGCGCTGGCGAGCGGAAAAGCCGGCACGTTCGCGCTGATCCACTATGACATCTGGCACCGTTCCACCCCGAACCTTAAAGGGGCCAACCGCTTTATGCTTAAGTTCGAATTCATGCGCACCCAGGCTCCCCAAGCCCCGAGCTGGGACAACAGGGAAAAGGAGTGGGTGAGTCCGGCGGCTTTCCATGTGCCGATCATCCAGCATGACGCCCTTTGGAAGGAAACCTGGAACTGGCTGTCCGGCCGGGTGGGCAGCCTCGCGGGAACCGAATCGGCGGATGCCGGCAGGCTTCAGCAGCTGACGGCCGGAATCGAGGATTCCTTTGAGCCTCACGCCATCAACGCGGCTTATGAGCTGGCCGGCTGCGGCGAGCAGGGGCTATCCGTTCTGCTGGATAAGCTGAATAATGGCGAGAAAAAGATTTCGAAGCTCGCCGCTTACGGATTGTCGGCTGCCGGGCCGGACGCCATACCCGGGCTCATCGAGGCCCTGCGGAGCGAGCGGGAGGAGACCGTTAACCACGCGGCCTTCGCGCTGGGTGAGCTGAGAGACGCGGCTGCGCCGGCTGTTCCGGCCCTAGTAAGCCTGCTGGACCTTCCGTCGGCGGAGGTACGCCGTACGGTAACGGAGTCGCTCGGCATGATTGCTGCTCCGGCCGAGGACGTAACGGCCGCGCTGATCCGGTGCCTGCAGGACGAAGACGTCCAGGTGCGCTTTACCGCCGGGCTTTCGCTTATCCGGGTAGGCCGCGCGGCGGAAGCCGCGGTTCCGGCTCTCGAAGCCGCGCTCGACGATGAGAACCGCTATGTAAGCGCTCATGCGGCGGAGGCGCTCCGCTACATCGGCACGGAAGAGGCCAAGGATGCGCTGATTCAGCATCTGTTTAAGGCCCGCTGGTGCCCGGCGACGACACCGGCCAGCACGTTCTATCCTTAA
- a CDS encoding NADP-dependent oxidoreductase gives MSDNQQIHLTRRPQGMPQAGDFSFVEAQMPEIGEGQALVRTLYLSVDPYLRGRMSDKKSYVAPFEVGKMLSGGIVGQVEESRTPSLARGDIVTGHLGWQRYAAVTPGQVTKVDPTLAPISTALGVLGMTGLTAYFGLLDIGRPKEGETVVVSGAAGAVGMIVGQIARIKGARAVGIAGSAEKTEYLIRELGFDAAVNYKNDNFREELEKACPQGVDVYFDNVGGEVSDAVLAHLNKGARIPLCGQISMYNLEKPDIGPRIQPQLLINSALMKGFIVGEYAARFGDGVRELAGWLKEDKLKYAENIVDGFENTIEAFLGLFSGENVGKQLVKVAEPR, from the coding sequence ATGTCCGACAATCAGCAGATTCATTTAACCAGGAGGCCGCAGGGAATGCCGCAGGCCGGCGATTTCTCATTCGTAGAGGCGCAGATGCCAGAGATCGGCGAAGGGCAGGCGCTGGTCCGCACCCTATATTTATCCGTGGATCCCTATTTGAGAGGAAGGATGAGCGACAAGAAATCGTATGTGGCCCCTTTTGAAGTGGGAAAAATGCTTTCCGGCGGCATCGTCGGCCAAGTGGAGGAGTCGCGCACTCCATCCCTGGCTCGAGGGGATATCGTCACCGGCCATCTGGGCTGGCAGCGCTATGCCGCGGTGACGCCCGGGCAGGTGACGAAGGTGGACCCGACGCTTGCTCCGATCTCCACCGCCCTCGGCGTGCTCGGAATGACGGGCCTGACGGCGTATTTCGGCCTGCTGGACATTGGCCGGCCAAAGGAAGGAGAGACGGTAGTCGTCTCGGGAGCCGCGGGGGCGGTGGGTATGATCGTGGGTCAGATCGCCCGGATCAAGGGAGCCCGGGCCGTCGGCATCGCCGGCTCGGCGGAGAAGACCGAATACCTGATCCGGGAACTGGGATTTGACGCGGCCGTGAACTACAAGAACGATAATTTCCGGGAAGAGCTGGAGAAAGCCTGTCCCCAAGGCGTCGACGTTTACTTTGACAATGTCGGAGGGGAGGTTTCAGATGCGGTACTCGCGCATCTCAACAAAGGCGCGCGCATTCCGCTGTGCGGCCAAATTTCCATGTACAACTTGGAGAAGCCGGATATCGGCCCGCGCATTCAACCCCAGCTCCTCATCAACAGCGCGCTTATGAAAGGATTCATCGTCGGGGAGTATGCGGCCCGTTTTGGCGACGGTGTCCGGGAGCTGGCCGGCTGGCTGAAGGAGGACAAGCTGAAGTATGCCGAAAACATCGTAGACGGCTTTGAGAATACGATAGAGGCCTTCCTTGGGTTGTTCAGCGGGGAGAATGTGGGCAAGCAGCTGGTGAAGGTCGCAGAGCCCCGATAG
- a CDS encoding 1,4-dihydroxy-6-naphthoate synthase, with protein sequence MQIAFSPCPNDTFVFHALVHGRMAGAPDWEVTYADIDVTNGLAVRPEGLDVMKISYAALPWALKEYALLPCGGALGRGCGPLVLTADAEAASRGPAVLSGKRVAVPSERSTAYLLFRLWAAQQVPDGVGEIVVMPFHEIMPAVRDGRIDAGLVIHEARFTYPSYGLTMLADMGAWWESDTGLPIPLGAIVVRRHLDREAIAGWIRDSVRYAWAHPEESAGYVQAHAQEMSPEVTRSHIGLYVNEYTEDLGESGYQAVYALLSRAAEEGLVPRVDWADLR encoded by the coding sequence ATGCAAATTGCTTTTTCCCCATGTCCTAATGACACGTTCGTGTTTCATGCCCTGGTCCACGGCCGTATGGCCGGGGCGCCCGATTGGGAGGTCACGTATGCGGACATCGACGTGACCAACGGGCTTGCCGTCCGCCCCGAAGGGCTGGACGTCATGAAGATTTCCTATGCCGCGCTTCCTTGGGCGCTTAAGGAGTATGCGCTTCTGCCATGTGGCGGAGCGCTCGGCCGGGGCTGCGGACCGCTCGTCCTGACGGCCGACGCAGAGGCGGCCAGCCGGGGCCCGGCCGTGCTGAGCGGCAAACGGGTGGCCGTCCCGAGCGAGCGGTCGACGGCCTATCTGCTCTTCCGGTTGTGGGCGGCCCAGCAGGTGCCGGACGGCGTGGGAGAGATCGTCGTGATGCCGTTCCACGAGATCATGCCGGCCGTTCGGGACGGCCGGATCGACGCCGGGCTGGTCATTCACGAGGCCCGCTTCACTTACCCGTCCTACGGCTTGACGATGCTCGCCGACATGGGCGCCTGGTGGGAAAGCGACACCGGCCTGCCGATCCCGCTCGGGGCTATCGTGGTCCGCCGCCATCTGGACCGGGAAGCCATTGCAGGCTGGATCCGCGACTCCGTCCGGTACGCCTGGGCCCATCCCGAGGAATCCGCCGGTTATGTACAAGCCCATGCGCAGGAAATGTCGCCCGAGGTGACCCGCTCGCACATCGGTCTGTACGTAAACGAGTATACGGAGGACTTAGGCGAAAGCGGCTACCAGGCCGTGTACGCTCTCCTTAGCCGTGCGGCCGAAGAGGGACTGGTCCCCCGGGTGGACTGGGCCGATCTCCGCTGA